DNA from Kitasatospora acidiphila:
CCCGTACGCGACGCTGGACACCCAGACCGTGCGCGAGGACGTGTACGACTTCGTGCACGGCATCGGCCACCAGGCCGTCAGCAACCGGCATCCGCAGATCAACAGCCGGGACTGGAACCCGCCGTGGTACGAGTCGCCGTGGTTCGGCCCCAACGTTCCCAGCAGCCACGAGGGCCGTATGTACCACCGGATCCGGCACCTGCTCGGGCAGGACCTGCACTACATCTCGTCGATCAACCCCAGCACCCTGATCTCGCTGCGCGACCTACTCGCGCAGCACGGTGAGGAGTTGGTGCGCGACCTGCGGAACGGCACGATCGAGGGACAGCCGTACGGCGAGCCCGACGAGGCGACCGCCCGCCACCTCCAAGAGGTGCTGCGCCGACCGGACTTCAGCCTCAAGGACGTCTGGCCGTCGCTGTCGCTCTACACCTGCTGGCTGTCCGCCTCCGCCGGGCTCTACACCGAGAAGCTGGACGCGGTATTCCCGGGAGTGGCCAAGCTGCCGTTCATGAGCTGCGGCACCGAGGGCGTCACCACCATCCCGGTGGACGACTCGCTGCACAGCCAACCACTCGCCGTGGGACAGGCGTTCTTCGAGTTCGTGCCCGCCGACGTGCCGCTGGGCGAACTGGTGGAGAACGGCGAGCCGGTCCGGACGCTGCTGATCGACGAGGTCGAGGCGGGCCGCGACTACCACCTGATCATGACGCAGGGCAACGGCCTCTACCGACTGTGGACCGGCGACGTCTACCACGTCGACCGGATCACCGACGGCACCCCGTGGGTCCACTTCGTCCACCGCGACGGCATCTTCCACTCCTTCACCGGTGAGAAGATCACGGAGAACCAGGTGA
Protein-coding regions in this window:
- a CDS encoding GH3 family domain-containing protein, with product MDIPNWQKHWHDRRDTFAEECRQAREELLADLRQPGRAQQRVLADVIDMSAGSVHWRENGYDAAATDPALFRELLPIMRYDDFVPQIERETRTKGGTLTCSPVLRWLKTSGTTGTPKLVPYTLHWLLTYRIPAMKAMWGTYLEYHPELLSHPYATLDTQTVREDVYDFVHGIGHQAVSNRHPQINSRDWNPPWYESPWFGPNVPSSHEGRMYHRIRHLLGQDLHYISSINPSTLISLRDLLAQHGEELVRDLRNGTIEGQPYGEPDEATARHLQEVLRRPDFSLKDVWPSLSLYTCWLSASAGLYTEKLDAVFPGVAKLPFMSCGTEGVTTIPVDDSLHSQPLAVGQAFFEFVPADVPLGELVENGEPVRTLLIDEVEAGRDYHLIMTQGNGLYRLWTGDVYHVDRITDGTPWVHFVHRDGIFHSFTGEKITENQVTQSIQRGLAAHGIGTSLYMCGPRWAEPPNYIVVAEAPEPSGQLDQALSQSVDRALHEINIEYASKRDSGRLGALEVVTVPRDAISGYVESRRQAGNATQYKYKPFQKDVDFVAALTGRC